In Balearica regulorum gibbericeps isolate bBalReg1 chromosome 26, bBalReg1.pri, whole genome shotgun sequence, one genomic interval encodes:
- the MIDN gene encoding midnolin encodes MDPQPGARSCSRGAPACEVVPNEPPMNLYINTTTGTRYELSVPAEETVEGLKRRLSQRLKVPKERLALLHKESRLSSGKLQDLGVVEGSKLTLVPTVEAGLMSQASRPEQSVMQALESLTETQVNDFLSGRSPLTLALRVGDHMMFVQLQLAAQQSSGQLQHRHVIASRGEAGAAASPHCRTLHGSTGSSFARIPVVPACQQSPAPSPTPATPAPPMYCNTPHPAPVTAGMFRSHGASAQTVNSSVVSSCSEVECGTRSSSSPGSSPAPTARSRKPGAVIESFVNHAPGVFSGTFSGTLHPNCQDSSGRPRRDIGTILQILNDLLSATRHYQGMPQSLTQLRCQTQFSSSSPPASPDLATKTTSEPLPAAAASPPLHPVVQCQSQIRMCKPSGDRLRQTENRATRCKVERLQLLMQQKRLRRKARRDARAPYHWLPNRKSSRTNSNSSVSSEGSLDLDFEDSVWKPEVKADMKSEFVVA; translated from the exons ATGGACCCGCAGCCCggtgccaggagctgcagccgcGGGGCTCCCGCCTGCGAGGTGGTCCCGAACGAGCCCCCCATGAACCTCTACATCAACACCACCACCGGGACCCGCTATGAGCTCTCCGTGCCCGCCGAGGAGACGGTGGAGGGGCTGAAGAGGCGGCTGTCCCAGCGGCTCAAGGTGCCCAAGGAGCGGCTGGCTCTGCTGCACAAAGAGAG TCGACTCAGTTCTGGAAAACTGCAGGACCTGGGGGTCGTGGAAGGAAGCAAGCTGACGCTGGTGCCCACCGTGGAGGCCGGCTTGATG tcccaGGCATCCAGGCCAGAACAGTCGGTGATGCAAGCTCTGGAAAGCTTAACTGAAACTCAG GTCAACGACTTCTTGTCGGGACGGTCGCCGCTGACCCTGGCCTTGCGCGTGGGTGACCATATGATGTTCGtgcagctccagctggcagctcagcagagcagcgGGCAGCTCCAGCACCGGCACGTCATCGCCAGCCGGGGCGAGGCGGGGGCCGCCGCCAGCCCCCACTGCCGGACACTGCATGGCAGCACCGGCTCCAGCTTTGCCCGCATCCCTGTGGTGCCCGCGTGCCAGCAGAGcccggcccccagccccacgcccGCCACGCCGGCCCCCCCCATGTACTGTAAcaccccccaccctgctcccgTCACCGCCGGGATGTTCCGGTCACACGGGGCCAGCGCGCAGACGGTGAACAGCAGCGTGGTCTCCTCTTGCTCAGAG gtGGAATGCGGCAcccgcagcagcagctccccgggCAGCAGTCCTGCCCCCACAGCCCGATCCCGCAAACCCGGTGCGGTCATCGAGAGCTTCGTCAACCACGCGCCTGGGGTCTTCTCAGGGACCTTCTCTG GCACTTTGCACCCCAACTGCCAGGACAGCAGCGGGCGGCCACGGCGGGACATTGGCACCATCCTGCAGATCCTGAACGACCTCCTCAGCGCCACGCGACACTACCAGGGCATGCCCCAGTCCCTGACGCAGCTCCGCTGCCAGACGcagttctcctcctcctcgcccccTGCCTCCCCGGACCTCGCCACCAAAACTACCTCAGAGCCATTGCCGGCGGCCGCGGCCTCCCCGCCCCTGCACCCTGTTGTCCAGTGCCAAAGCCAGATCCGGATGTGCAAGCCCAGCG GGGATCGCTTGCGGCAGACAGAGAACCGGGCGACACGCTGCAAGGTGGAGCggctgcagctgctgatgcAGCAGAAGCGGCTGCGCCGGAAGGCTCGCCGGGACGCCCGGGCCCCCTACCACTGGCTACCGAACCGCAAGTCCAGCCGGaccaacagcaacagcagcgtCTCCAGTGAGGGCAGCCTGGACCTGGACTTCGAGGACTCGGTGTGGAAGCCGGAGGTCAAGGCGGACATGAAATCCGAATTTGTCGTAGCATAG